In a single window of the Deinococcus aetherius genome:
- a CDS encoding superoxide dismutase family protein, which produces MRHLTLLGGLVLGLAVAGGAQPMTAAPATTPLSAIAALRDPAGQVIGTATFRQMGQGVQVSVEARGLPPGGHGMHVHEYGRCTPGVDPATNTVVPFGGAGGHFDPGMSRNHDDPQAPNKYGHGGDLPMLNVGADGVGRATFTSDKVSLTGMNGVLNRSLVIHANPDDYKSDPSGMSGARLRCGIISRNGLTTRDYPLPGAQDFPEGVAYDARKGVIYTGSAVNGTIYAVDAASGAVSKFQEGGALGRRAALGLKVDPQGRLWIAGGAQGTVSILSPDGVTLKVLQTPDSPNPYINDLTLAPDGNVYVTDSTRPVIFRVDPDLTLTRWLDLGDTPVKYGPGINLNGIAATPDGRYLLAIQLNTGELWRIDLRSKAVQRVMGGLERGDGLLLDGRTLYVSRNAMQVVSKVSLSADYGSGQVVAEEPLRGLRFPATLAAVGGDLVVTQSQLDKLQGGTPETPFRLTRFRKF; this is translated from the coding sequence ATGAGGCACCTGACACTCCTGGGCGGGCTCGTGCTGGGCCTCGCCGTCGCGGGGGGCGCGCAGCCCATGACGGCGGCCCCGGCGACCACTCCCCTGTCCGCCATCGCCGCCCTGCGTGACCCGGCGGGGCAGGTCATCGGCACCGCGACCTTCCGGCAGATGGGCCAGGGCGTGCAGGTCAGCGTCGAGGCGCGCGGCCTGCCGCCCGGGGGGCACGGGATGCACGTTCACGAGTACGGGCGCTGCACCCCCGGCGTGGACCCAGCCACCAATACCGTCGTTCCCTTCGGCGGGGCGGGCGGGCACTTCGACCCGGGCATGAGCCGCAACCATGACGACCCGCAGGCGCCCAACAAGTACGGGCACGGCGGCGACCTGCCCATGCTCAACGTCGGCGCGGACGGCGTGGGTCGCGCCACCTTCACGAGCGACAAGGTCAGCCTGACGGGGATGAACGGGGTCCTGAACCGCTCCCTGGTCATCCACGCCAACCCCGACGACTACAAGAGCGACCCCTCGGGGATGAGCGGCGCCCGGCTGCGCTGCGGGATCATCTCGCGGAACGGGCTCACCACGCGCGACTATCCCCTCCCCGGCGCCCAGGACTTCCCCGAGGGGGTGGCCTACGACGCGAGGAAGGGCGTGATCTACACCGGCAGCGCCGTGAACGGCACGATCTACGCGGTCGACGCGGCGAGCGGCGCGGTGAGCAAGTTCCAGGAGGGGGGCGCACTCGGCCGCCGGGCCGCGCTGGGACTCAAGGTGGACCCCCAGGGCCGGTTGTGGATCGCGGGCGGGGCCCAGGGCACGGTCAGCATCCTCAGCCCGGACGGGGTGACCCTCAAGGTGCTCCAGACGCCCGACAGCCCCAACCCCTACATCAACGACCTGACCCTCGCCCCCGACGGGAACGTCTACGTCACCGACTCCACGCGGCCCGTCATCTTCCGGGTGGACCCCGACCTCACCCTGACCCGCTGGCTCGACCTCGGCGACACACCGGTCAAGTACGGCCCCGGCATCAACCTCAACGGCATCGCCGCCACGCCGGACGGGCGCTATCTGCTCGCCATCCAGCTCAACACCGGGGAGCTGTGGCGCATCGACCTGCGCAGCAAGGCCGTGCAGCGGGTGATGGGCGGCCTGGAGCGCGGTGACGGCCTGCTCCTCGACGGGCGCACCCTGTACGTGTCGCGCAACGCGATGCAGGTCGTCAGCAAGGTGAGCCTGAGCGCCGATTACGGGAGCGGCCAGGTCGTCGCGGAGGAGCCCCTGCGCGGCCTGCGCTTCCCGGCCACCCTGGCGGCGGTGGGCGGCGACCTCGTGGTGACCCAGAGCCAGCTCGACAAGTTGCAGGGGGGCACGCCGGAAACGCCCTTCCGCCTCACCCGCTTCAGGAAGTTCTAG
- a CDS encoding PQQ-dependent sugar dehydrogenase: MRKLLLAALTAALGVVPPALAQGSASPTGPGPRQTTIPTPRPVPAPEPPVSATVTRNEPAALEFTPDKLARLRVPAGFTITVMATGLGNARMMHVMPGGGIYLTRRQQGDIYYLKDVNKDGRFDAGERRMVAQNLKLVHGLDVKDGKLYAVGEKTIWVMDMAKDGTLSVPRVFADGFPDAGQHPARGLKWGPDGYLYASFGSTNNDAPTQNPEEATILRVRPDGQWREVYARGLRHTIGFGWHPVTKVLYGMDQGMDWHGDNLPPEEMNVIVRGRNYGWPFCYGNRTPDPYTNTSQIPGRITKQEYCDLTQGSLLTYTAHAAAIGLEFYTRTQFPAEYRNDAFVAYRGSWNRSEPSGYEIARVDFDANNRPTAITPFVTGFVYQEGGGWKQFGRVAGVATYTDGSLLFTDDQSGVLYRVRYTGGQ, encoded by the coding sequence ATGAGAAAGCTCCTGCTCGCCGCGCTGACGGCGGCCCTCGGCGTTGTGCCCCCCGCCCTGGCCCAGGGTTCGGCCTCGCCGACTGGCCCCGGCCCGAGGCAGACGACCATTCCCACCCCCCGCCCGGTGCCCGCCCCCGAGCCGCCCGTGTCGGCCACCGTCACGCGCAACGAGCCCGCCGCGCTCGAATTCACCCCCGACAAGCTCGCCCGGCTGAGGGTCCCGGCGGGCTTCACGATCACCGTGATGGCGACCGGCCTGGGCAACGCGCGGATGATGCACGTCATGCCGGGCGGCGGCATCTACCTCACCCGCAGGCAGCAGGGCGACATCTATTACCTCAAGGACGTCAACAAAGACGGGCGCTTCGACGCGGGCGAGCGCCGGATGGTGGCACAGAACCTCAAGCTCGTGCACGGGCTGGACGTGAAGGACGGCAAGCTCTACGCGGTCGGCGAGAAGACGATCTGGGTGATGGACATGGCGAAGGACGGGACGCTGAGCGTGCCCCGCGTCTTCGCGGACGGCTTCCCCGACGCCGGGCAGCACCCCGCGCGCGGCCTGAAGTGGGGCCCGGACGGCTACCTCTACGCCTCCTTCGGCTCGACCAACAACGACGCCCCCACCCAGAACCCCGAGGAGGCGACCATCCTGCGCGTCCGCCCCGACGGGCAGTGGCGCGAGGTGTACGCCCGGGGACTGAGGCACACCATCGGCTTCGGGTGGCACCCGGTGACAAAGGTTCTGTACGGCATGGATCAGGGGATGGACTGGCACGGCGACAACCTCCCGCCCGAGGAGATGAACGTCATCGTGCGCGGGCGCAACTACGGCTGGCCCTTCTGCTACGGGAACCGCACACCCGATCCCTACACCAACACCTCGCAGATCCCGGGCCGGATCACCAAGCAGGAGTACTGCGACCTCACCCAGGGCTCGCTGCTGACGTACACCGCGCACGCGGCGGCCATCGGGCTGGAGTTCTACACGAGGACCCAATTCCCCGCCGAGTACCGCAACGACGCCTTCGTTGCCTACCGGGGCTCGTGGAACCGCTCCGAGCCCAGCGGCTACGAGATCGCGCGGGTGGACTTCGACGCGAACAACCGGCCCACCGCCATCACCCCCTTCGTGACGGGCTTCGTGTACCAGGAGGGCGGGGGGTGGAAGCAGTTCGGGCGCGTGGCGGGCGTCGCCACCTACACCGACGGCAGCCTGCTCTTCACCGACGACCAGAGCGGCGTCCTGTATCGGGTGCGGTACACGGGGGGCCAGTGA
- a CDS encoding TVP38/TMEM64 family protein yields the protein MTPAPRRNLRLVRWLVPGGTLALLVGVALTPDVRAFLERGYAALTSSDPAVTHAFVAGLGWAGPVALILGFVFQAVLPVLPALVMTAVTARAYGPVEGFLIVYVGTLLGAAAGYGLGRAVGDTLVRTLAGERARNAAHAFAERYGVQGVLLVRLMPILSADVMNLVAGAARMGFRPFMLATAAGALPVTLLVVWLSGSARRMAWGLGLLSAVVALAALGRWWLGRRTAARQVPDVPPQAGGGAS from the coding sequence GTGACCCCCGCCCCCCGCCGCAACCTCCGTCTCGTGCGCTGGCTGGTGCCCGGCGGAACGCTCGCGCTGCTGGTGGGGGTCGCCCTCACGCCGGACGTGCGGGCCTTTCTGGAACGCGGGTACGCCGCGCTCACGTCGAGCGACCCCGCCGTCACCCACGCCTTCGTGGCCGGGCTGGGCTGGGCCGGGCCCGTCGCGCTGATCCTCGGCTTCGTGTTCCAGGCGGTGCTGCCGGTCCTCCCCGCCCTGGTGATGACCGCCGTGACCGCCCGCGCGTACGGCCCGGTCGAGGGCTTCCTCATTGTCTACGTTGGCACGCTGCTGGGGGCTGCCGCCGGGTACGGGCTGGGGCGGGCGGTGGGGGACACGCTCGTGCGCACGCTCGCCGGGGAGCGGGCCCGCAACGCCGCCCACGCCTTTGCCGAGCGGTACGGGGTGCAGGGCGTGCTCCTCGTGCGGCTGATGCCGATTCTTTCGGCGGACGTGATGAACCTCGTGGCGGGGGCGGCGCGGATGGGGTTTCGCCCGTTCATGCTCGCCACCGCCGCCGGGGCGCTGCCCGTGACCCTGCTCGTGGTGTGGCTCAGCGGCTCGGCCCGCCGGATGGCGTGGGGGCTGGGGCTGCTCTCGGCGGTCGTCGCCCTCGCGGCCCTGGGGCGCTGGTGGCTCGGGCGGCGTACAGCGGCGAGGCAGGTCCCGGACGTTCCGCCCCAGGCGGGCGGCGGCGCCTCTTGA
- a CDS encoding polyprenyl synthetase family protein, translating into MRPDLLDRVLSLLPARSKRPELQLLFDMLRDYPQRGGKGIRSELLLASARAHGVTPGSERWEGALWLAAALEMFQNWVLIHDDIEDDSEERRGRPALHRLYGVPLAINAGDALHAYMWGAVWRAGVPGGMEEFLAMIHRTAEGQHLDLAWVEHREWNLTEADYLEMVRLKTAHYTVVVPLRLGALAAGIAPQDAFTPAGLALGAAFQIRDDVLNLAGDPLKYGKEIGGDLLEGKRTLIVLHWLARAPEEQRRVFLEQMRRNRPDKDPAAIAEIHRWLLESGSVRYAQDYADAQAREGLELLEEALRSAPDQEAARELQGGVRELATREA; encoded by the coding sequence ATGCGCCCCGACCTCCTCGACCGCGTGCTGTCGCTGCTCCCCGCCCGGAGTAAGCGCCCGGAGTTGCAACTGCTGTTTGACATGCTGCGCGACTACCCCCAGCGCGGCGGCAAGGGCATCCGCTCCGAACTCCTCCTCGCCAGCGCCCGCGCACACGGGGTCACACCGGGCTCCGAACGCTGGGAGGGGGCGCTGTGGCTCGCGGCGGCCCTGGAGATGTTCCAGAACTGGGTCCTGATCCACGACGACATCGAGGACGACTCGGAGGAGCGCCGGGGGAGACCCGCCCTCCACCGCCTGTACGGGGTGCCGCTCGCCATCAACGCGGGCGACGCCCTGCACGCCTACATGTGGGGCGCCGTGTGGCGTGCGGGCGTGCCCGGCGGCATGGAGGAATTCCTCGCCATGATCCACCGCACCGCCGAGGGGCAGCACCTGGACCTCGCCTGGGTGGAGCACCGCGAGTGGAACCTCACGGAGGCCGACTACCTGGAGATGGTGCGTCTCAAGACCGCCCACTACACGGTCGTCGTGCCGCTGCGGCTGGGGGCGCTCGCGGCGGGGATCGCGCCCCAGGACGCCTTCACCCCGGCGGGCCTCGCGCTGGGGGCCGCCTTCCAGATTCGGGACGACGTGCTCAACCTCGCGGGCGACCCCCTCAAGTACGGCAAGGAGATCGGCGGCGACCTGCTGGAGGGCAAGCGCACATTGATCGTGCTGCACTGGCTCGCCCGGGCGCCGGAGGAGCAGAGGCGGGTGTTTCTCGAACAGATGCGCCGCAACCGCCCCGACAAGGACCCCGCCGCCATCGCCGAAATTCACCGCTGGCTGCTGGAGAGCGGGAGCGTCCGCTACGCCCAGGACTACGCGGACGCCCAGGCTCGGGAGGGGCTGGAACTGCTGGAGGAGGCGTTGAGGAGCGCCCCGGATCAGGAGGCCGCGCGGGAGTTGCAAGGCGGCGTGCGGGAACTGGCGACGCGGGAGGCGTGA
- a CDS encoding endonuclease V — protein MCALILAVDVGYSPGGAKAAGILFGDWADEHPERVLTAHLGLPEEYLPGEFYRRELPALLKIIEPALPETSVIVIDGYVWLGSEQRPGLGLHLWEVLEERVAVIGVAKSRFHGTPEEAEVLRGTSRSPLFVTSVGLPLEEAKGCVLGMAGEHRIPTLLRYVDRLSRSG, from the coding sequence GTGTGCGCTCTGATCCTCGCCGTGGACGTGGGCTACTCGCCGGGCGGGGCGAAGGCGGCGGGCATCCTCTTCGGTGATTGGGCCGACGAACACCCGGAGAGGGTCCTGACGGCCCACCTCGGCCTTCCCGAGGAGTACCTTCCCGGAGAGTTCTACCGCCGCGAACTGCCCGCCCTGCTGAAGATCATCGAGCCTGCCTTACCGGAGACGAGCGTCATCGTGATCGACGGGTACGTGTGGCTGGGGAGCGAGCAAAGGCCCGGACTCGGCCTGCACCTGTGGGAGGTGCTGGAGGAGCGAGTCGCGGTCATCGGCGTCGCCAAGTCGAGGTTCCACGGCACTCCCGAGGAAGCAGAGGTTCTTCGCGGGACGAGCAGGAGCCCTCTCTTCGTCACCTCCGTCGGCCTCCCGCTGGAGGAGGCGAAGGGCTGTGTCCTGGGGATGGCGGGCGAGCACCGCATCCCGACGTTGCTCAGGTACGTGGACAGGCTCAGCCGCTCGGGTTGA
- a CDS encoding N-formylglutamate amidohydrolase: protein MTAPDRDRLLVLTPHPSGALPADVLRDMLGEDVFDEEKRAAFLRRVFLEGDPYTDLIYAVPGTRYLQAPWSRFAVDLNRDRFDTDDNGVVKLMDFDRRPLYPEGFTLTQGKREARLRRVWDAFDAGVSEELRGARLMIVGHSMASHGPKLGPDTGAPRPALTLMLGTEGEPTFPRGGWDALRAACAQAFAPVLTGEFNRVAVGDPWTTDTLSRNHHARTGIPAFGIEINVALYYGEWGVVRPGALRELNAAFGRFADAALGLVE from the coding sequence ATGACCGCCCCTGACCGCGACCGCCTCCTCGTCCTCACGCCGCACCCGTCCGGGGCGCTCCCCGCCGACGTGCTGCGGGACATGCTGGGGGAGGACGTGTTCGACGAGGAGAAACGGGCGGCCTTCCTGCGGCGGGTGTTTCTGGAGGGGGACCCGTACACCGACCTGATCTACGCGGTGCCGGGCACACGCTACCTGCAAGCCCCCTGGAGCCGCTTCGCGGTGGACCTCAACCGGGACCGCTTTGATACGGACGACAACGGGGTGGTCAAGCTGATGGACTTCGACCGCCGCCCCCTCTACCCGGAGGGCTTCACCCTGACGCAAGGGAAACGGGAGGCGCGGTTGCGGCGGGTCTGGGACGCCTTCGACGCGGGGGTGAGCGAGGAATTGCGCGGCGCGCGGCTGATGATCGTCGGGCACTCGATGGCCTCGCACGGGCCGAAGCTGGGGCCGGACACGGGGGCTCCCCGCCCCGCCCTGACGCTGATGCTGGGGACGGAAGGGGAGCCCACCTTTCCCAGAGGCGGCTGGGACGCCCTGCGAGCCGCCTGCGCCCAGGCGTTCGCCCCCGTGCTGACGGGCGAGTTCAACCGCGTGGCGGTGGGCGACCCCTGGACGACCGATACCCTGAGCAGGAATCACCACGCGCGTACGGGGATTCCCGCCTTCGGCATCGAGATCAACGTGGCGCTGTATTACGGGGAGTGGGGAGTGGTGCGGCCCGGGGCGCTGCGGGAGTTGAACGCTGCCTTCGGGCGGTTCGCGGACGCGGCGCTGGGGCTGGTGGAGTAA
- the recF gene encoding DNA replication/repair protein RecF (All proteins in this family for which functions are known are DNA-binding proteins that assist the filamentation of RecA onto DNA for the initiation of recombination or recombinational repair.): MSRVQLASLSTLNYRNLAPGTLSFPAGVTGVFGENGAGKTNLLEAAYLALTGLTDVTRLEQLVQSGEREAYVRADVQQGGSLSIQEVGLGRGRRHLKVDGVRVRTGDLPRGSAVWIRPEDSELVFGPPANRRAYLDALLSRVSARHAGHLARYERTVTQRNAALKAGEDWSLHVWDDVLVKLGTEIMLFRRRALTRLDELAREANAALGSRKTLILTLSESTTPETYAEDLAARRSEEFARGATVTGPHRDDLTLTLGEFPASEYASRGEGRTVALALRRAELELLSERFGEKPVLLIDDFTAELDPGRRAFLLDLAASVPQAIVTGTERVPGTAQTLRAHGGRFTPEEEAAPADPVTADPVEAGA, encoded by the coding sequence ATGTCCAGAGTGCAGCTCGCCTCCCTCTCCACCCTCAACTACCGGAACCTCGCGCCGGGCACGCTGAGTTTCCCGGCGGGCGTGACGGGTGTGTTCGGCGAGAACGGGGCGGGCAAGACGAACCTGCTGGAGGCGGCCTACCTCGCCCTGACCGGGCTCACGGACGTGACGCGGCTCGAACAGCTCGTGCAGTCGGGCGAGCGCGAGGCGTACGTGCGCGCCGATGTGCAGCAGGGCGGCAGCCTGAGCATCCAGGAGGTCGGGCTGGGGCGCGGGCGCCGTCACCTCAAGGTGGACGGGGTGCGGGTGCGGACGGGCGACCTGCCGCGCGGAAGTGCCGTGTGGATCAGGCCGGAGGACAGCGAACTCGTCTTCGGCCCCCCGGCTAACCGCCGCGCTTACCTCGACGCGCTGCTCTCGCGGGTCAGCGCCCGCCACGCCGGACACCTCGCCCGCTACGAGCGCACGGTGACCCAGCGCAACGCGGCGCTCAAGGCCGGGGAGGACTGGTCCCTCCACGTCTGGGACGACGTGCTCGTCAAGCTCGGTACCGAGATCATGCTGTTCCGCCGCCGCGCCCTGACCCGGCTGGACGAACTCGCCCGGGAGGCGAACGCGGCGCTGGGAAGCCGCAAGACGCTGATCCTGACCCTGAGCGAATCGACGACGCCCGAGACCTACGCGGAAGACCTCGCCGCCCGCCGTTCCGAGGAGTTCGCCCGTGGTGCCACCGTCACCGGACCCCACCGTGACGACCTGACCCTGACGCTGGGCGAGTTTCCCGCCAGCGAGTACGCCTCCCGGGGCGAGGGCCGCACGGTCGCGCTCGCGCTGCGCCGGGCCGAACTCGAACTGCTGTCCGAACGCTTCGGGGAAAAGCCGGTGCTCCTCATCGACGACTTCACGGCGGAACTCGACCCCGGGCGGCGGGCTTTTCTCCTCGACCTCGCCGCGAGCGTGCCGCAGGCCATTGTGACCGGCACGGAACGGGTGCCCGGCACCGCCCAGACCCTGCGGGCCCACGGGGGCCGCTTCACCCCGGAAGAGGAAGCGGCTCCGGCAGACCCTGTAACGGCCGATCCGGTGGAGGCGGGGGCGTGA
- a CDS encoding DUF721 domain-containing protein has protein sequence MKGPRRTGASRSLGDLMGPTLGSARLTRGIGKARSIIAWPQAVGPEIARMTRPRSQQGGTLFVEVRDSATAHHLTLQRHHFLKSLNALLGEDGVNEIRFTVGTVRAAAPAPRVAPLPAPDRARARSLVRNVEGDLRDVALRAAEAITRARKWREEQGWRPCPVCGEASREQPCRACALTLEDPNVRRAARPLTRAPERLPLLSPLLGDSGMNAARFLALGLLEDQLDLLALECVRGGGEDGYRAFLAQQAEVYLALAHRKPRSALTKADRAALPERVRQVLGAGR, from the coding sequence GTGAAGGGGCCGCGCCGCACCGGGGCCTCCCGCAGCCTCGGCGACCTGATGGGACCGACGCTGGGCAGCGCCCGACTGACGAGGGGAATCGGCAAGGCGCGGTCGATCATCGCCTGGCCGCAGGCGGTCGGCCCGGAGATCGCCCGGATGACCCGGCCCCGCTCGCAGCAGGGCGGCACCCTCTTCGTGGAGGTGCGGGACAGCGCGACCGCCCACCACCTCACCCTCCAGCGCCACCACTTCCTGAAAAGCCTCAACGCCCTGCTCGGCGAGGACGGCGTGAACGAGATTCGCTTCACGGTGGGAACGGTCCGCGCCGCCGCGCCCGCCCCCCGCGTCGCGCCCCTGCCCGCCCCCGACCGCGCCCGGGCCCGCTCGCTGGTACGGAACGTGGAGGGGGACCTGAGGGACGTGGCGCTGAGGGCCGCCGAGGCGATCACCCGCGCCCGCAAGTGGAGGGAGGAACAGGGCTGGCGCCCCTGCCCGGTGTGCGGCGAGGCGAGCCGGGAGCAGCCCTGCCGTGCCTGCGCCCTCACCCTGGAAGACCCCAACGTCAGGCGGGCCGCCCGGCCGCTCACCCGCGCCCCCGAACGCCTGCCCCTGCTGTCTCCCCTGCTCGGGGACAGCGGGATGAACGCCGCCCGTTTCCTCGCGCTGGGGCTGCTCGAAGACCAGCTCGACCTCCTCGCGCTGGAGTGCGTGCGAGGCGGGGGGGAAGACGGTTACCGCGCCTTTCTGGCCCAGCAGGCGGAGGTGTACCTAGCCCTGGCGCACCGCAAGCCCCGCAGCGCCCTGACGAAGGCCGACCGGGCGGCGCTCCCCGAGCGGGTGCGGCAGGTGCTGGGGGCGGGGCGGTAG
- a CDS encoding phytanoyl-CoA dioxygenase family protein, with product MTATNDTKPAPSMSMSADAPATTTDTGAPINATPYADPQYDVPSIMAALYGDGILGLKGAFPREWVAKLDEELAVLYRAALARPGGAVGRGTNRHYVEIHPEDISGFLDLVTHPWVRTVCECVLGPNYKVVEIGFDVPNPGAKDQPWHRDFRAGEETLVDRRLNSLAFNLTAVDTEEDMGPFEIAPGTQWDDPSEYDHGMFPPQSLYPRYQARAQRKYPKMGDISVRSALTIHRGTANVSQKPRPVLVLGVDAPGAGHDAWHDLQLTRGYYDRLPQEVRDHLICRVVDELEPIMQGHTIEGLMMGDA from the coding sequence ATGACCGCCACGAACGACACCAAGCCCGCCCCGTCCATGAGCATGAGCGCCGACGCCCCGGCGACGACCACCGACACGGGAGCCCCGATCAACGCCACGCCCTACGCCGACCCGCAGTACGACGTGCCCAGCATCATGGCCGCCCTGTACGGCGACGGCATCCTGGGCCTCAAGGGCGCTTTCCCGCGCGAGTGGGTCGCCAAGCTCGACGAGGAGCTCGCGGTGCTGTACAGGGCCGCCCTCGCCCGGCCCGGCGGCGCGGTGGGGCGCGGCACGAACCGCCACTACGTCGAGATTCACCCCGAGGACATCAGCGGCTTCCTCGACCTCGTGACCCATCCCTGGGTGCGGACGGTGTGCGAGTGCGTGCTGGGGCCGAACTACAAAGTCGTGGAGATCGGCTTCGACGTACCCAACCCCGGCGCCAAGGACCAGCCGTGGCACCGCGACTTCCGCGCGGGCGAGGAGACGCTGGTGGACCGCCGCCTGAACTCGCTCGCCTTCAACCTGACCGCGGTGGACACCGAGGAGGACATGGGCCCCTTCGAGATCGCGCCGGGCACCCAGTGGGACGACCCCAGCGAGTACGACCACGGCATGTTCCCGCCCCAGTCGCTCTACCCCCGCTACCAGGCGCGGGCGCAGCGCAAGTACCCCAAGATGGGGGACATCTCGGTCCGCTCGGCCCTGACCATCCACCGGGGCACTGCCAACGTCAGCCAGAAGCCCCGCCCGGTGCTCGTGCTCGGTGTGGACGCCCCCGGCGCGGGCCACGACGCCTGGCACGACCTCCAGCTCACGCGGGGCTATTACGACCGTCTGCCGCAGGAGGTGAGGGATCACCTGATCTGCCGCGTCGTGGACGAACTCGAACCCATTATGCAGGGCCACACCATCGAGGGCCTGATGATGGGCGACGCCTGA
- a CDS encoding ABC transporter permease, translated as MRAGQLLQRYGVLVALALLVLFGSLRYEGFLSTYNVFTVLGYNSMFGLVALGMAFVIMTGGIDLSVGSVAAFASVIAALLSPFGLWPALLGAVAAATLLGLINGVVVAYLKILPFVATLAMLLAARGLALLFAGNQSVSVDSEHGFTTLGQGNIGGVPFTAILLFVAFAVGAVVLRSTRFGRHVLAVGGNEEAARLMGLPVERTLVWVYVLSGALAGLAGVILASQFGAGQPTEGLGWELTAIAAVVVGGTLLTGGSGSIGSTLVGVLLLGIIFNILNFENGRGTISLSAYWQSVIRGAFLLLVVVLQNQLTRRRASGGG; from the coding sequence GTGCGCGCGGGGCAACTGCTCCAGCGGTACGGCGTCCTCGTCGCGCTGGCCCTGCTCGTGCTGTTCGGCTCGCTGCGCTACGAGGGCTTCCTGTCCACGTACAACGTCTTCACCGTGCTGGGCTACAACTCGATGTTCGGGCTCGTCGCGCTGGGGATGGCCTTCGTGATCATGACGGGGGGCATCGACCTGAGCGTGGGGAGCGTGGCGGCCTTTGCCAGCGTGATTGCCGCGCTGCTCAGTCCCTTCGGCCTGTGGCCCGCCCTGCTCGGGGCGGTCGCCGCCGCGACCCTGCTCGGGCTGATCAACGGCGTGGTTGTCGCGTACCTCAAGATTCTGCCCTTCGTCGCCACGCTCGCCATGCTGCTCGCGGCGCGGGGGCTCGCGCTGCTGTTCGCCGGGAACCAGTCGGTGTCGGTCGATTCGGAGCACGGCTTCACCACGCTGGGGCAGGGCAACATCGGCGGCGTGCCCTTCACCGCGATCCTCCTCTTCGTCGCCTTCGCGGTCGGGGCCGTGGTGCTGCGCTCCACCCGCTTCGGGCGGCACGTCCTCGCGGTCGGGGGAAACGAGGAGGCCGCGCGGCTGATGGGGCTGCCCGTCGAGCGGACCCTGGTGTGGGTGTACGTGCTGTCGGGGGCGCTCGCCGGACTCGCGGGCGTGATCCTCGCGTCTCAGTTCGGGGCGGGGCAGCCGACCGAGGGGCTGGGGTGGGAACTCACCGCCATCGCCGCCGTCGTGGTGGGCGGAACGCTCCTGACGGGGGGCAGCGGGTCCATCGGCTCGACGCTCGTGGGCGTGCTGCTCCTCGGCATCATCTTCAACATCCTCAACTTCGAGAACGGGCGCGGCACGATCAGCCTCAGCGCCTACTGGCAGTCGGTCATCCGGGGCGCCTTCCTGCTCCTCGTGGTCGTGCTGCAAAACCAGCTCACGCGCCGCAGGGCCAGCGGCGGGGGGTGA
- a CDS encoding ABC transporter permease, with protein sequence MTRPGRTTAPPPVLGQARRKRTTSPLLGPLVALVLLFLFNALFTPNFLTTQTLNVNLTQVATVVIVAVGMTLVIATGGIDLSVGALMAISGAVAPMLFLNPPFGNAALGIGLAFTVPVLVAGVFGLFNGSLVTRFGIQPFIATLILFIAGRGIAQVMTNGQLQTFSNSTFGYIGLGRPFGIPFQVILMLAVVALFAWVVSRTVFGRYVLAVGGNEAAARLAGIPTNRVKLAVYGISGLLSGLAGLIVIAINSSSDANQVGLNMELDAIAAVAVGGTALTGGRATILGTLLGALIIQLIRYTLLARGVPDAVALVVKAAIILVAVYIQRQRR encoded by the coding sequence ATGACCCGTCCCGGGAGAACGACCGCGCCGCCTCCCGTCCTGGGGCAGGCCCGCCGCAAACGGACCACCTCTCCCCTCCTCGGCCCCCTCGTCGCCCTGGTGCTGCTCTTCCTCTTCAACGCCCTCTTCACGCCGAACTTCCTGACCACCCAGACCCTCAACGTCAACCTGACCCAGGTGGCGACCGTCGTGATCGTCGCGGTGGGGATGACGCTGGTGATCGCCACGGGCGGGATCGACCTCTCGGTGGGGGCGCTGATGGCGATCAGCGGGGCGGTCGCGCCCATGCTGTTTCTCAATCCGCCCTTCGGGAACGCCGCGCTCGGCATCGGACTCGCCTTTACCGTGCCGGTGCTCGTGGCGGGGGTGTTCGGGCTGTTCAACGGCTCGCTCGTCACCCGCTTCGGCATCCAGCCCTTCATCGCCACCCTGATCCTCTTCATCGCGGGTCGGGGCATCGCGCAGGTCATGACGAACGGGCAGCTTCAGACCTTTTCCAACTCCACCTTCGGGTACATCGGGCTGGGGCGACCCTTCGGGATTCCCTTTCAGGTCATCCTGATGCTCGCGGTGGTCGCCCTCTTCGCCTGGGTCGTGAGCCGCACCGTGTTCGGTCGCTACGTCCTCGCGGTGGGCGGGAACGAGGCGGCGGCGCGGCTGGCGGGCATTCCCACGAACCGGGTCAAGCTCGCGGTGTACGGCATCAGCGGCCTGCTCTCGGGGCTCGCCGGGCTGATTGTGATCGCCATCAACTCCTCGTCGGACGCCAATCAGGTCGGGCTCAACATGGAACTCGACGCCATCGCCGCCGTCGCGGTGGGCGGCACGGCGCTGACGGGCGGGCGGGCGACCATCCTGGGGACGCTGCTCGGCGCCCTGATCATCCAGCTCATCCGTTACACCCTGCTCGCGCGCGGGGTGCCCGACGCCGTGGCCCTCGTGGTGAAGGCCGCGATCATCCTCGTCGCCGTGTATATCCAGCGGCAGCGGCGGTAG